From Coffea arabica cultivar ET-39 chromosome 2e, Coffea Arabica ET-39 HiFi, whole genome shotgun sequence, the proteins below share one genomic window:
- the LOC113728745 gene encoding pectinesterase-like, with amino-acid sequence MLRHRLYLRILQSALYSGKPTSPNFTAVCFFKMTSGFAIFLFIVFAVPSYISCEQELEAVRAARFGILQAVNWAQSLRRYHDHLDHGSRFGDIAIADCLKLYEESEPLLAWLELSSKNYSQADAVTWLSAALASHRSCLDGLEEKGLSFDRQAAQNLTLLLHAALASVKLQVNFGRPLRHGIPRKRGTNQYWGLLASWSPATSKADIVVAQDGSGNFKTIKEAVAALGRMGHNRPGRAVVYVKSGLYHEKVEIPRNLENVMFVGDGIDKTIVTGNQNVVDGASTLSSATFGISGNGFWARDITFENTAGPQKRQAVALRVGSDLAVFYRCSFKGYQDTLLVHSLRQFYRDCQIHGTIDFIFGDASAVFQNCDIFVRRPMDDQSNMITAQGRDHPDQNTGISIINCRVAPSSDFSPFTGRFNSYLGRPWKQYSRTVFLKTDLGGLVHPRGWSEWAGNFALSTLYYGEYMNTGRGASTANRVKWPGFHPMYDPREASWFSVRNFIQGDLWLSATGVPSSLDV; translated from the exons ATGCTGCGGCACCGCTTATATCTAAGAATTCTCCAAAGTGCCTTGTATAGTGGGAAACCAACATCTCCAAACTTCACCGCCGTCTGCTTTTTCAAAATGACTTCAGGGTTTGCGATCTTCCTTTTCATTGTCTTTGCAGTACCAAGCTATATCTCCTGCGAGCAAGAACTTGAGGCAGTCCGAGCGGCCAGGTTTGGCATTTTGCAAGCCGTTAACTGGGCTCAAAGCTTGAGAAGATATCATGATCACTTGGATCATGGCTCAAGATTTGGTGATATTGCTATTGCTGATTGCTTGAAGCTTTATGAGGAGTCTGAGCCATTGCTTGCATGGTTAGAATTGTCTAGCAAGAATTACAGCCAAGCTGATGCAGTCACCTGGTTGAGTGCGGCCTTGGCTAGCCACAGAAGTTGTTTGGATGGCTTGGAGGAGAAGGGTTTGTCTTTTGATAGGCAGGCAGCACAAAACTTAACTCTGTTGCTTCACGCAGCTTTGGCTTCGGTAAAGCTACAAGTCAATTTTGGAAGGCCACTAAGGCATG GGATTCCAAGAAAACGGGGCACTAATCAATATTGGGGGCTATTAGCATCATGGAGTCCAGCAACGTCGAAGGCTGATATTGTAGTTGCGCAAGATGGATCAGGAAACTTTAAGACGATAAAGGAGGCAGTGGCTGCTCTTGGTAGAATGGGACATAATAGGCCAGGAAGAGCAGTAGTATACGTGAAATCGGGGTTATACCATGAGAAGGTGGAGATCCCGAGAAATTTGGAGAATGTCATGTTTGTTGGGGATGGTATCGACAAAACAATTGTCACCGGCAATCAAAATGTCGTTGATGGTGCAAGTACCTTGAGCTCTGCTACCTTTG GTATTTCTGGAAACGGCTTTTGGGCAAGAGACATAACGTTTGAGAACACAGCAGGACCTCAAAAAAGGCAGGCCGTGGCACTTAGGGTAGGCTCAGACCTCGCGGTCTTCTATCGCTGCAGTTTCAAAGGTTACCAAGACACCCTCTTGGTTCATTCGCTAAGACAATTCTATCGCGATTGCCAGATACATGGGACCATCGACTTCATCTTTGGTGATGCATCAGCTGTCTTCCAAAATTGCGACATTTTCGTGCGTAGGCCAATGGATGACCAGTCTAACATGATAACTGCACAAGGGAGGGATCACCCTGATCAGAATACGGGGATTTCAATAATAAACTGTCGAGTTGCACCATCCTCTGATTTCAGCCCCTTTACGGGGAGGTTCAATAGTTACCTTGGTCGGCCGTGGAAGCAATATTCAAGAACCGTATTTCTTAAGACGGACTTGGGTGGCTTAGTTCATCCACGGGGATGGAGCGAATGGGCTGGAAATTTTGCTCTTTCAACACTGTATTATGGGGAGTATATGAACACAGGACGTGGAGCTTCTACTGCAAACAGGGTGAAATGGCCTGGATTTCATCCAATGTACGATCCCCGTGAGGCTAGTTGGTTTTCTGTAAGAAATTTCATCCAGGGGGACCTGTGGCTTTCTGCCACCGGAGTACCATCTTCGCTTGATGTTTGA